The following proteins are encoded in a genomic region of Magallana gigas chromosome 1, xbMagGiga1.1, whole genome shotgun sequence:
- the LOC117682096 gene encoding P2X purinoceptor 7-like → MNEQTLRQVLIRAVEAEPDLMKSFIEGSRQDNNPSSEIAWCSCGRCQAFDDPRMNLCCCQSPCITLKPEFRNLCLRHDVLEIANILNWSYRTNLEPSFAQSTFRNQAYRNFVLWQHSTLGAGRRVPVPSCVCVAIRRRFPQANGQYRGYHSANSDSE, encoded by the coding sequence ATGAATGAGCAGACACTACGCCAAGTTCTAATTAGAGCAGTTGAAGCTGAACCAGACTTGATGAAAAGTTTCATCGAAGGTTCAAGGCAGGACAATAACCCAAGCTCAGAAATAGCATGGTGTTCATGTGGGCGATGTCAAGCATTTGACGATCCTCGCATGAACCTATGTTGTTGCCAATCTCCATGCATAACTTTAAAACCAGAATTCAGAAATCTGTGTTTGAGGCATGATGTCTTGGAGATTGCCAACATTCTGAACTGGAGTTATCGTACCAACCTTGAACCTTCATTCGCTCAATCTACATTCCGGAACCAAGCGTACAGGAATTTTGTGCTATGGCAACACAGTACCCTGGGAGCAGGCAGGAGAGTGCCAGTGCCTTCATGTGTGTGCGTGGCAATCAGGAGGAGATTTCCTCAAGCAAATGGACAATATAGGGGCTACCACTCCGCAAATTCAGACTCagaataa
- the LOC117684454 gene encoding uncharacterized protein, producing MVLLSGASWDQVNMGAKFINLAIGSARQFYRMQLQYRVAVQKVFTKHMEDIGDKLKEIPLSLAVDVRYDTPGFCANKSTAVFMDVNSKHIIHLEIGDSREVGRHSPKMERLLIERGLNYILNVSPYVVWEIISDASRNIISMMRTDPFKHLQHSLDIWHKAKKLAFLLGEIAKKAANKDLLPWIRPIINHFWYLQRIKRECRKVIEKVVWHSPSYHQPTHLAWGKESNNQ from the exons ATGGTACTTCTGTCAGGAGCATCATGGGATCAGGTCAACATGGGTGCAAAATTTATTAATCTTGCAATTGGATCAGCAAGACAATTCTATAGAATGCAACTTCAATACAGA GTTGCAGTACAGAAAGTGTTCACTAAACACATGGAAGATATTGGTGACAAACTGAAAGAGATACCCCTGAGCCTGGCTGTGGATGTAAGATATGATACTCCAG ggTTTTGTGCCAACAAGTCTACAGCTGTCTTCATGGATGTAAATTCAAAACACATCATACATTTGGAGATTGGAGATTCTCGGGAGGTTGGACGACACAGTCCTAAAATGGAGAGGCTCCTGATTGAGAGAGGTCTCAACTACATTCTAAATGTATCACCGTATGTAGTGTGGGAAATAATTTCTGATGCTAGCAGAAATATAATTTCCATGATGc gCACTGACCCCTTCAAACATCTGCAGCACAGTTTAGACATCTGGCATAAAGCAAAGAAACTGGCCTTTCTGCTTGGAGAGATAGCCAAGAAGGCAGCAAACAAAGACTTACTACCGTGGATTCGTCCAATTATTAACCATTTTTGGTACCTGCAGCGCATCAAAAGGGAATGTAGAAAAGTTATTGAAAAAGTGGTTTGGCATTCTCCATCTTATCACCAACCAACACATTTGGCCTGGGGGAAG gAAAGCAATAACCAATAG